The following proteins are encoded in a genomic region of Magnolia sinica isolate HGM2019 chromosome 1, MsV1, whole genome shotgun sequence:
- the LOC131250705 gene encoding LOB domain-containing protein 4-like — translation MKDTGRKQGTASPCAACKLLRRRCAQDCVFAPYFPADEPHKFANVHKVFGASNVNKMLQELPVHQRSDAVSSMVYEANARVRDPVYGCVGAISSLQQQIDVLQTQLALAQAEVVHMRMRQSATLSNLTEIPTESGSPSSKLMGPHTRSLFSLDMVVEQAQMGESMWLC, via the exons ATGAAAGACACGGGGAGGAAGCAAGGAACAGCGTCACCTTGCGCAGCGTGCAAGCTACTGAGGAGACGGTGCGCCCAGGATTGCGTGTTTGCGCCTTACTTCCCGGCTGATGAGCCCCACAAGTTCGCTAACGTTCACAAGGTCTTTGGAGCTAGCAATGTCAACAAGATGCTCCAG GAGTTGCCAGTGCATCAGCGCAGCGATGCTGTGAGTAGCATGGTGTATGAAGCAAATGCAAGGGTGCGGGATCCGGTATATGGATGTGTGGGCGCCATCTCATCACTACAGCAACAGATCGATGTCCTCCAGACCCAGTTGGCGCTTGCTCAAGCAGAGGTGGTCCACATGCGGATGCGTCAGTCCGCCACCCTGTCAAACCTTACTGAGATACCAACAGAGAGTGGTTCGCCGTCCTCTAAGCTAATGGGCCCACATACCAGATCCCTATTTTCCCTGGACATGGTTGTAGAACAGGCCCAGATGGGAGAGTCTATGTGGTTGTGCTAG